A genomic region of Zalophus californianus isolate mZalCal1 chromosome 1, mZalCal1.pri.v2, whole genome shotgun sequence contains the following coding sequences:
- the MRPS6 gene encoding 28S ribosomal protein S6, mitochondrial, producing MKTKKQPETAAALKRTVEALMDRGAIVRNLENLGDRTLPYKISAHSQRHSRGGYFLVDFYAPATAVESIMEHLSRDIDVIRPNVVKHPLTQEVKECEGIVPVPLEEKLYSTKKRK from the exons atgaaaacaaaaaaacagccagAGACTGCTGCTGCCTTGAAACGTACGGTAGAAGCCCTGATGGACAGAGGGGCGATAGTGAGGAACTTGGAGAATCTGGGTGACCGAACACTGCCTTATAAGATTTCCGCCCACAGTCAGCGGCACAGTAGAGGAGG gTATTTCTTGGTGGATTTTTATGCACCAGCCACAGCTGTTGAGAGCATAATGGAACATTTGTCTCGAGACATTGATGTGATTAGACCGAATGTTGTAAAACACCCTCTGACCCAGGAAGTAAAAGAGTGTGAGGGGATTGTCCCTGTCCCACTTGAAGAAAAACTATATTCCACGAAGAAGAGGAAGTGA